The following are encoded in a window of Limibacillus sp. genomic DNA:
- a CDS encoding glycosyltransferase family 39 protein has product MTIKATLAQPGGSLLLTYAGIQVALWTLVPGLTHINPPLDVVELYAWGNNLQWGYAKHPPLPSLLIEGVYWLTGSASWSAYLLSQVSIALTFWAVWLLGLRLTTPFWAALGAMFLGGLTYFQFPTPEFNHNVLQMPLWAWAFYLLHRCWREDGFGSWIGLALILAAGFYTKYSVALVPAVALVFFLIDPLGRERLKGWKPWAAGALALALILPHLIWLVQHDFAPLTYARERGGEVAGLGQRFLNPLDFALNELLDHLPLLLALILLLFWPFRRKRSEAEAALQRAEVSDRRFLLFFGLGPLALILALSLAMGFDPKSAWGAPLFCLSGLLAISLTRPRPRAAGVRAAVVWLFAVTFLTVTAFGLHHLFGSDLRGKATKGVFPGPELAERLLESLPGAPEIVSGPYWEAGNLSLNLPGRPAVLLEGDLGLSPWITPERLREARVLLVWPEGRRNRWMPPLLAERAPLTEGQVSQPYPSAPSLPPLVLNYAFYGPEEAAAPASGESSNSN; this is encoded by the coding sequence ATGACCATCAAAGCCACCCTGGCGCAGCCCGGCGGCTCGCTGCTGCTTACCTATGCCGGGATTCAGGTCGCGCTCTGGACGCTGGTTCCCGGCCTGACCCACATCAACCCGCCTCTGGACGTGGTCGAGCTCTACGCCTGGGGCAACAACCTCCAGTGGGGCTACGCCAAGCACCCGCCGCTGCCCTCCCTTCTGATCGAGGGAGTCTACTGGCTGACGGGCTCGGCCAGTTGGTCGGCCTATCTTCTAAGCCAGGTCTCCATCGCCCTTACCTTTTGGGCGGTATGGCTGCTGGGCTTGCGGTTGACGACACCCTTCTGGGCGGCGTTGGGCGCCATGTTCCTGGGCGGCCTCACCTACTTTCAGTTCCCCACGCCCGAGTTCAACCACAACGTCCTTCAGATGCCGCTTTGGGCCTGGGCCTTCTATCTGCTGCACCGCTGCTGGCGGGAAGATGGCTTTGGATCCTGGATCGGATTGGCGCTGATCCTCGCCGCCGGCTTCTACACCAAGTACTCGGTTGCGCTGGTCCCCGCCGTGGCGCTGGTCTTCTTCCTGATCGACCCGCTGGGGCGAGAGCGCCTCAAGGGCTGGAAGCCCTGGGCGGCGGGCGCGCTGGCCCTGGCGCTGATCCTGCCGCACCTGATCTGGCTGGTGCAGCACGACTTCGCGCCCTTGACCTATGCCCGCGAGCGGGGTGGAGAGGTGGCGGGTCTCGGCCAGCGTTTCCTCAACCCCCTGGACTTCGCTCTGAACGAGCTGCTGGATCACCTGCCCTTGCTGCTGGCGTTGATCCTGCTGCTTTTCTGGCCGTTCCGGCGCAAGCGCTCCGAGGCGGAGGCGGCGCTTCAGAGGGCCGAGGTCTCCGACCGGCGGTTCCTGCTCTTCTTCGGGCTCGGGCCCCTCGCGCTCATCCTGGCTCTCTCCCTGGCCATGGGGTTCGACCCCAAGTCCGCCTGGGGTGCGCCGCTGTTCTGCCTGAGCGGGCTGCTGGCGATAAGCCTTACGCGGCCAAGACCCCGCGCCGCCGGGGTGCGCGCCGCCGTGGTCTGGCTTTTCGCGGTCACCTTTCTGACGGTCACGGCCTTCGGGCTGCACCACCTTTTCGGCTCCGACCTGCGCGGCAAGGCGACCAAGGGTGTCTTTCCGGGACCCGAGCTGGCCGAACGCCTTTTGGAGAGTCTGCCGGGCGCGCCTGAGATCGTCTCCGGCCCCTATTGGGAGGCTGGCAATCTCTCCCTGAATCTGCCCGGACGGCCCGCTGTCCTGCTTGAAGGGGATCTTGGGCTTTCCCCCTGGATCACGCCCGAGCGGCTGCGTGAGGCGCGGGTTCTGCTGGTCTGGCCGGAAGGGCGGCGGAACCGCTGGATGCCGCCGCTTCTGGCGGAGAGAGCGCCGCTCACCGAGGGACAGGTGAGCCAGCCCTATCCGAGCGCGCCCTCTCTGCCGCCCCTGGTGCTCAACTACGCCTTTTACGGGCCGGAGGAGGCGGCGGCGCCTGCCTCCGGAGAGTCGTCAAACAGCAACTGA
- a CDS encoding YbfB/YjiJ family MFS transporter, with the protein MSEASSPQGSLRAPLILVLAGMAAMAAAMGVGRFLYTPVLPYMEEALGLPKDEAGLIASANYLGYLLGALAAAKSLLPGSRRAWFLLALLVSAATTAAMGLVDSLTPFLILRFLGGLASAFVLVFSSALILERLAAAGRPQLSAVHFGGVGTGIALSALMVWWLGANGAGWRELWFGGAVLTLLALLLCWRAVPSAPEAPPPPKGAGGLSRALRALILAYGLFGFGYVITATFLSTLVREEIAVEGAGALVWAVVGLTAAPSVAFWAWLARRLGADRAFSLACLVEAAGVALSVVAGGLPGLVLSAVLLGGTFMGITALGLIHARQLSSGDPRRSLALMTAAFGLGQMIGPVFAGYLYSLQGDFTAATLTATGLLLVAALLLRRS; encoded by the coding sequence ATGTCGGAAGCTTCCTCCCCACAAGGGTCGTTGCGCGCGCCGCTCATTCTGGTTCTGGCCGGGATGGCCGCCATGGCCGCCGCCATGGGGGTCGGACGGTTCCTCTACACGCCGGTCTTGCCTTACATGGAAGAGGCCCTGGGTCTGCCCAAGGACGAGGCGGGGCTGATCGCCTCCGCGAACTACCTGGGCTACCTGCTGGGCGCGCTCGCCGCGGCGAAGAGCCTGCTGCCCGGCAGCCGCCGCGCCTGGTTTCTTCTGGCGCTGCTGGTGAGCGCCGCCACCACGGCGGCGATGGGGCTCGTCGATAGCCTGACGCCCTTCCTGATCCTCCGGTTCCTTGGCGGCCTCGCCAGCGCCTTCGTCCTGGTCTTCTCCTCGGCGCTGATCCTGGAGCGCTTGGCCGCCGCCGGACGCCCTCAGCTCTCGGCCGTGCATTTCGGCGGTGTGGGGACCGGCATCGCACTCTCCGCCCTCATGGTCTGGTGGCTGGGTGCGAACGGCGCGGGCTGGCGCGAGCTCTGGTTCGGCGGGGCCGTGCTGACGCTTCTGGCGTTGCTGCTCTGCTGGCGGGCCGTGCCGTCCGCGCCCGAAGCCCCGCCGCCGCCAAAGGGCGCGGGCGGCCTGTCCCGGGCCTTGCGCGCGCTGATCCTCGCTTACGGCCTGTTCGGCTTCGGTTACGTCATCACGGCGACTTTCCTCTCGACGCTGGTGCGCGAGGAGATCGCCGTCGAGGGCGCGGGCGCGCTGGTCTGGGCGGTGGTCGGCCTGACGGCGGCGCCCTCGGTGGCCTTCTGGGCCTGGCTGGCGCGCAGACTGGGGGCGGACAGGGCCTTCTCCCTTGCCTGCCTGGTCGAGGCGGCGGGCGTCGCCCTTTCGGTCGTCGCGGGCGGCCTCCCGGGTCTGGTCCTGTCAGCCGTTCTGCTGGGCGGCACCTTCATGGGCATCACCGCGCTCGGGCTGATCCACGCCCGGCAGCTTTCCAGCGGCGATCCCCGCCGGAGTCTGGCGCTGATGACCGCCGCTTTCGGTCTCGGGCAGATGATCGGGCCGGTATTCGCGGGCTATCTCTACAGCCTGCAAGGGGACTTCACGGCGGCCACCTTGACCGCCACCGGGCTGCTTCTGGTCGCGGCTTTGCTGTTACGCCGTTCGTGA